cacacatacaaaactgATTAAGACAACAGAAAAATTTGCCCTCCTGTAATAGCACATAATGTGCAATCACAAGAAAACATTAGAGCACCAACACTCACTGGGCCGCTGATCTGTAACAATCATCTACAGAGCCTACCTTCTATGTATCTGTGTCCCATGTATTTACGGTCCTTGGCAATGGCGTTCTTGAAATCCTCAGCTGTCTTCAGCTCAACAAAAGCCTCTCCACTGGGACGACCTTCTTTTGAGAAGGTGAAACACACACCATTTACCTTCCCCACGATGTCACAGTCTGCACGAAAAGGAGATTGCCTGAGATTTCTTGAAATTGAAGCCTTTTCTTAGAAACTGATTCCTGTTTCCTGCAGAGGATAGCCATCTCATAACATTTGTTTACTAAAACTGTTGAAAGTTAATTGTCTTTAATTTGGTACAAGTTTACATCAACACACAAATTAATAGTCTCTGCTCTGTTTAAGTGCTATAGACTCTCATACAAGGGAACCAAACGCACGCACATTTCACATCTCTTAGCTGTCAAGGtgattacatacacacacacacacacacacgtgtgtgtttgggtaCAAGGTTTctgctacatgtaattgattgTGGCACACcaccacggcaaaataaaagccatgacgccttcggaatgatgatttttttttttcaaatgtttgaaatgataatttaaatacgctacaattaactttattttgaaaaatgaacactggaGTTATCAACCGCCTGTTTAATTCTACTGCTGTGCgcttgcagagggagagaaaagggcgagagaCAGGTACCTAAACCagattaagtttaatccattttttgtttaagcctgtgaaaacgaccctaatgttatcgcTAATCATTAACATTGCATTGTTATCGGCAGTAAAGTTTAACGTTAAGGATGCACAGTTTGGCCTTCACGTGTTACGTTTCACAtaagttttgaaaaatggtaTGACATAGCTTAATGTCAGGTAATTTTCTGTAATGACTCATTCAGGTTCCCAAGGAAGAGAGTCAGGTAATGTTAGATAAAGGAGGCTCAATGTTCTTGATTTATCATAACATTATGCCCTCAAATTCTGAGGAATAGAAATGATACTGATGTGTACCTTGGCAAGTGTAATATTTAAATGTTCCTAAAGTACACAGGCAGAAATAGTGGAGgtgagtggaggagagaaaagcgGAGGTGCAGAGCAGGAGGGTGTGTCTTCCTGCTCTGCAGGTGAGCATGGTGAGGCAGGAGAGGGCAGCAGGGAAGaagagagtgaaggaggagagagaaggaagaaaaaaagtaagCACAGGGAATCCGGCTGGGACCCAAAATGGATCGATTAACCTTAgagctctttttcaaaaaaaaaaaaaaaaaacaggaaagataaagtgctctcagccaggctgcacactgTGCCATTAGATAGGGATACAGTGACATCTTGAGATTTAaatatagtatttatttataaaaacattcagttttaagttgtcatttaaaaaaaatcctggaggaaaccctttatatatatatgtatgtatgtgtttacatgtatgggtgtgtgtgttctaacCAGAGAAGAAGCTGGCCACCTCTTCCTGAGTGCAAGACCAGGGCAGTCCTCTGATCCTCACTACATAACCCTCGTCGTTCAAAGACATCCTCACTGCCACAGAGCGGAAACAGAGTCAATTATTGTGCTAATACTTTGATCATGTAACAACACAGACATGTGGCTGAAAGCCCATCAGGTCACCATCGAATAGCACTGCACTTGCACTCCATTACCACTGTATCCTGCTATATCCTGACCTACAACCATGCTGCTTATTCAGTAAGGGTGGGGAAAAACTGATTCGCTTAAATATtgtgattcttcttcttcttttttttttttaaatcaagttgtttgttttttactgaatcaatacataaatacatataaatacatatatctAATCAGTCCCCAAGTATCACAATAGTATtgaatcaggagataaacatATTGTCCTAGCCCTATTATCCAGTGAGGTTCCAGGCAAAATGTATTGACAGATGCATGAAAAGCACTTCCACTGAGGGCTATGACATTTTGTACTGTCCTGAGTATCTGCATTTGTCAAACTCAGTGTCTCTTTGAGTAATAATTTAGctattttttcaagttttcctctctgttctgtTAAACAGGCAACAAGGCAGCCAGACATGCACATTCCCcctttatgttgttgtttttttgtgtttcacatGCATTTGCACAGAGAATATTGTCATCAGGGCACTGACACTCAACTATGGAAGAAACACTCTGTTCAGTGCAATTCTTACAATACTAAATCTTTGCAGTAAATAAAGTGCATGCAGTCCTTTCTGCTGGTGGGTTGGGTTGGCTTCTGAAACAGCCAAACTGTCTTGGAGACTGTAGGAAACCAGCTAAACAAGTACAACAACCGAAAGATGCTGATGACAACTAGTTAGCAGCCATTGATTGAGCCACAACCATGGAAGGCAAAAATCGCACGAACCAGGACTTAACACCAAGTCACTGCAGCAGTCACAGCAAATTTTAAAGTTAATTAAGTTACATGCTCTTCCCAACTGAGAAGTGTCGCTAAAACTAGCTTGAGGTTAGCTACCGAACCTAGCTAGGATAACAATTAACGTTACAGCTTTATAACCAAACGTAACCGCACAGACATCCACTGTCTCTTTTAAGGCCTTTGGTTATTTCGTTATAACATTTTACAGCGAAGAGTCAGCCAATGCTACTCCTATAAACCTTCGTGCTAGCCGTGCTCTCAACTTTAGCTAGTTGCAAAGCTAacttgctaacgttagcagttGCAGTTTGCAGTTCGCTGGCTAGCGGCTAACGCTAACTGTAGGACACCGACATCGGTCAAACGCACAAGGCCAAAGAGTTCAATTCCCAGCGCTGTTACGATATCCCCGTGCATGAGAAGACGCCGATATATGTGAAGATGACAAATATCAATGAGATAATGTCAGAAAAGGGATGATATTGTCTCACAGTCGCTTCTTGTCCCCTGTCTCCTGTCCCCTCAGCCTCAGGTGACACAACTGCCGCTCAGGTACGATGTCGCGAGATTAGGCGAGTTGTTCTCGGAGCGGAGCCTGAGCAATGgatatgggagagagagagaaaaaaaaaaaatcaactctgtTACCCTTCCATGATGTTTCCTAACTTTGTGTTTCATACTGTTTTATACATGTAGCCTACTGTTGTCACAttattgcacaaataaaaaaaaaaaaaacgaataatAAGGGGGCAAATACATATACAGACAACCAGTTCTTAAATAACAACTTCTTAATTAGTTGATCTGACGGAAGTTATGCGAACTCTCACTTTGCTTTGacatttgaccatttttctgcacaaaatggacCAACTGCGTGCCGCCTACTTCTCTCAGGAGGATGAGGAGTACAAAAACTATTACTGCAAAAAGCCATACTGCAGTTATTGCAAAAGCCAGAGAGGAATGTTGGCGGAAAAATGTCAAGTAAGTTCATGAGTTATCTTCCAGTTTACTTCCATTAATGAAACATTACACTCGAGAATTGCATGGACTCACATTATCCTTAAACTAAGGATATATATTAATCACTGCAGTTTTTGTCAGTATCAAGTGAAATAAAGGCCCATGTGTGATACAGGTTGATTTTCAACCGGTGTTTTGTTTTAGTACAAGCAGTGTCAAATGAACTTGGTACCAGTCTGAACTTGCTGTTGGTCCCTCAATGCAACATAAACATTTGTTGTGTCCGTCAGCTGTAGAAGGTCTTTATCTAATTTTCAGTtgtacacacacgcgcgcgcgcgcaatcacacacactcacacacacacacacacacacacacacacacgcacgcacgcacgcacgcacgcacacactagAGTGTAGAGCCCGAACCCGTTGGGACCCATCGGGCAGGATacagacaaaaatttagaaattatgatCATGTGACGTCATTgtcattttagtgaaactctagtgtaTTGAATAAAATTGACGGACCTATACTGTCTGATCTGGGCAACCTCCTATACAGTACTGGAGTTTAcctgacgacactgaaggcaacatgtaggctattaaatgtaaatgtaacccTGCGATGCAAACAAAGTGtcgggctcgggtcgggtttggGCAAAATAATGCGGCCCAAACTCCAATCtgcactctaacacacacacacgcacgcacgcacgcgcacgcacgcacgcacgcacacacacacacacacacacacacacacacacacacacacacacacacacacacacagggatctGTTGAAGCAAGTTGTCATACACCTGTCAGTGATTTTAAGCCGATTTTAAGCCGAAACTGTGGACATAAGCAGGTCCGGAGCGGGCTGGGCTGGCTGCGGGGccaaagccaaagccaaagcCCGGCTGTTAGACTCAGCACACCCCGCAGACCCGCGGAACTCCGCCCCGGGGTCAGAAGTCCACCGGCAGCAGCAGGTCGATCACCTTGTGGAAAAGCTACACAAGTTCTTACCGAAAATCTGCTTTTGTATCTCAGTTATTCCTAATGGAGATTTCAGTATACACGGTGGACGCCTTCACCAACTTACCATTCAAAGGAAACCCTGCGGCAGTTTGTCCACTTTTGCATGTAAGTATTGGAAAattgaacgtttttttttttgttttttgtttttccaatgtAGTATTGGAGCTACATGcgcctgtcctgtcctgccctgTCCTGTTGACACTGGGCGATTATCCCCCGTCAGCCTCTCGGGAATCAACAAAAATGCATAGCCTATTCCAAATGgaaatttgctctttttttcagaGGTGGTTttagtgaaaattaaaattgcatgctaaaaaatctgatctcctGTATTCCCTATTGCTTACTACATTATGAACTAGGCCATTGAGATTATTTGCTTGATTAAAAACGTTCAGTTCAGTCTTATAGTTAGCTCAGCTTTTGACTAAATGTCTGTCTGATGTAAAGatgatgaaaatatatatacagtatagcCTGTATGATGACATATGATGGTAAACCACTAAGGAGACCACATTTAAGTCAATTGTACCTTcctgattaattaattacagcagCAATTGTATTTGTTAGATCCAGCATACATTCAGTCCATAAATCAGTCAGTCTTTTCATCTATCTATGGTAGTTTGCATTGAGCAggcactgatgatgatgatggtgatgatgacgattacatgtgtgtttgtgtggcagtGTGCCATAATGATTCTACATGAGGAGTATGAAGAACTGTGTGATTTTGCAAATGTCGCTGTGTGACAGGAGCTGACTGATGAGCTGTACCAGCGGATAGCAACAGAGATGAACCTGTCAGAGACGGctttcatcaccaccatcaacCCCTCGGACAATTTCACCACAGGTCACATGTGATgatgtctgtttatgtgttatGCATTGACATTATGCCACATTTTATTCACAACTATCAGTTTGGTGCGATTATAAGGATTAAGCAGGGCAACATGTATTATTAACAGTCTCGTCTTTAAcaattaaataaagcagaaatgccatttCTGCCATTTGATTTGGgattaaaatagaaaacattCTTTTATCACCACAAACAATCCAGAGAAACTACAgagaaaaaatgcaaagcagATTGATAGTTTGTCATACTGAACATCATGCCAAGTTAGGCGGAAGACCTCAGATTTACTGCCATGCCAGTTTCTTTCAAATCCTCTACACATCTGCTTACTGTATTCATGCAGATATCATTATTAAACCAAGGTTTTGAATACtcccatctgttttttttttgttttttttttaatatatataattaGTGGTGCTATCATGTTGACTGTATTACAGAGGGTTGAATTTACAATGTCTGTCAAGTCGTTAAAAGACCCTTGCTGCTCAGTGAAAGAAGTGAATGCAACCGTGGCACAGAGGTGACAGGCGGGACGAGGAGTGTCACCTGGGAAGTAATGAGAAAATGGCCAGAGATGGCAGTGGAGTCGGGAGAGACGACTCCGTGAGAGACATCTAGGCTGTGAGCTGAGATAAGATCCGAAGTGTTGCCACTGGAATGAGTGGGTTTGAATGAGTGGGTTGAATGGGAACTAGATTGTTATGGTCTGTCTGTGTCTAGACTGAAAGAAGCTGCGTGGGCGGGATAGTATACATAATGGGAAAAGCCAAATTAGTGCTgtcagagggagaaacagagccCAGGTTATGGTGTACAACAAGGAGGATTAGAGAGGGCTGGATCATGTAGTCTCTGCTGAAATTTCTACACTATCTGAGTATCTtgtcatacatatttttttaaatgttatattttgggcatttctgcttcatgagacagtcacagtggagagagagagagagagacaggaaagacagtgcagagagaggggatgacatgcagcaaatgagGTCTGCGCCCAGGCTGCTGCGgcttagccttttttttttttttttgtggtatgcACTCCACacggtgagccactggggcgccCCCAGTCATATTAACCATAACCTTAGATTGTCATTGTCGTCCATCCCTTTCTGAGATGAGCTGTTTCAGAGTTTTGTAAAAGACTGAGGTCAAGAGGTCAGtggaaggggttaaaaaaaacacacctgtcagcAGCAGTGAACAATGTTACATACACAGCTGAGACTTGCTTTGTTGAGATGTAGCACTGTGACCCCCGGCACTGTGGAATGCTAAGCAGAGCCACTGTGTCCGGGTTTCACAAATTGTACAAATTGTAGATTTCCGCACAATagaataatttaattcactctTATTACAAATGACTTGCCCTTACATTAACGTTTCAACCTAGGTGACATAACTACAGTAGGGTTATTTGCAACCAAACAATAGGACTCAAAAGACACTAACAGGACGCTCATGCCAAATACATTCATatcttatttatctatttatctgtctatgtatattgatatagatagatagatatagatatagatatatagatatgtgcCACAATCAGAGTACAGTAAACTGTCTATTACTATTTATATGCAATAAtctttttacactgaatatgtCTTTTACATTGCAGTGATTTACAAATGGGATTAAATCGTCTTTTTCTCAGTAAATCAATCAgtgtctttatttgtccccaatggggcaattagTTTCGCAACCGAGgaagcacacacaacaaagtatacaaatacacatgacATAATAAATTACAATTCCAAGTGCACATTATAGATctagtaataaaaaataaaataaaaaataaaagatcactTGAATTAGAGAGATAATTTCAAATTAGGAAGACTGACCTTATACACAAAAGTCATCCAAGTCAGTGTGTTTCTAATGCATAGTGAAATAACTCGGTCTCTTTGAGCAGGCAGTTCATTTGCAGCACTGTAAACAgccattgttatttttttttccccaaagaaaCATACCTTTGGGAATATTAAACTGTAGAACAGGCATTCTATTGTTCCTTGTACGGAAGGGTAGGAGTGTAAAAACTTCCCATTAGACAACAAGGCTTTGCATAATTTGGAACAAAGTAAAACCGCAGCAATCCATTTTCCTCCAGTGAATGACCTCACTGGGAGGTATCCTGCCTAAGATgtgagtgaaagaaaaatagaaaaaaaatgttcaaacacactgtaacagtGGCACCAATGTGGTTTGCAGACATTTAAGACATATAACATGATGTAAGAGTGTCATTagtgatgtgttttactgtAAGAAGCCCGTCTGACAACGTGATTGGTCTACAGGATCGAGGTTCCGCCTCCGATGGTTCACACCGACCAATGAGGTGAAACTGTGTGGGCACGCCACTCTGGCCTCTGCAGCAGTGCTGTTTCAGATGAAAAGTAAGATACAAAAGGACACAGACGTAACCCAACATCTAATTTATAGATAATTCTGGTCATTACCAACGCAAGACTTAGTTTCCTAGATCTTGCCACCATGCTGATTAATTGTGTTCAATTTAGCATCAATTAATTCACACCTACCTCCAAGTTGTCCAAGATAATGTACGGCAAAACAAATATCAAGAACTGtttgcaaaataattaaaataactcatattagacagtcacacacacacacacacacacacacacacacacacttgctaaaaaaaacttcacataCGGGAGCATTCACACACGTTCTGAGAATTTCATCCTGACATTTCAGCAGATCTAGGTTGCCCGTTGCATCTGTGTGCAGCTTTATGCGtaaattgtgcatgtgtgtgttttacctctGTCAGAGAATGTGAATCCCATGCTGGTGTTTGAGACTCTGAGTGGAGATCTGTCTGTCATCCAGCAAGGGGAGAGCATTGTCATGGACTTTCCTCTCAACCCACCCACCCGTGAGGTAAGGGGGTAGatattaaaggcagaatgatttaggattttcctaaaaaaaaaaaaaaaaaaaaaacttgtatcAAAATATGTAcatgagggagaggatgaggatgaagagcaatgTTCTGATggtctgttttctgctgtaCAGATAGCTGCCAGtgagacaattttttttctttttgctagGATGGTGAGGTTACATTTCATTTGGTCGTCATCctaggaaaagaaaaggaggggcCAACTCTGAATGTTGCCAGTGCATAGtgaatgatatgatatgatacttACAAATATCATAAGGAACAActaaacagtgtgtttttatggtCATTCTCAATGTTTCTTCTCAGGATCCCAGAGAGTTCAGAGACATCATCAAGGTCAGTAACACAGCAAACACTTCCTGTGTCTAATCAAGGGCTTtaactgtggtgtgtgtgtgtgtgtgtgtgtgtgtgtgtgtgtgtgtgtgtgtgtgtctgtgtgtgtgtggagcagcacTGACCTCTGCAAGTCAGCGGACCTGTCTGTGTGCACcacagtgtttgcatttgtgtgtgtgtgtgtttccatgcaggCAGCTGTAGGTGACCACCCAGTCCAGGATGTCTATCTGAGctccaaaaccaaaaaactgatGGTCCGACTGGCTGACAGCTGCGACAGGTTACCATGccatgccattttattttttaaatcacgaGACTTACAGCCAGTCCAAATTGATCACCAGCTTGTTTCCAGCTGGCCCGCATGACAGGGCTCATGGATCTAGGTTTGTTTGTAGATGAGCTGTGGTTCCTGAGTGAGGAAATGTAATTTACTCAGTTTGGCTGTCAGGAGCATCTGCTCGATTTAATTTGGCACATCGCGCAGCATCCTTACTGGTTGTGTAAGCTTACTGTATGTGGGGCAGTGTAActggtatgtgtgtatgtgtgggtgtgtgtgtgtgtgtgtgtgctgtgtgatgAACCAGCCTATTCAAATATAAATCATCTTGACTGGTCGCTTTCACTCACTTTTTCAAAAGAATTTACTTCAGCACTTGAGGGAAAGACATAAAATTTTGAcgttttggtgttgtttttttttttttttctcaacttgtacattattttttagCACTTTGCTGAGTAGACCTCTTTACCCCGCATTCATTCAGTTAGCCAACATTCACACATGTAAAAATTGATTGTCAGTCTGATGGATGttgcagagggaagcaggttacTCGCTCACTCTCCTACGTCTTTCCCAGCAGAGGAGATTCAAACAAGTGACCCTTAAATCACAAACCTTCTTGTGCTCACACCCACTTTTTTCTTcactgtacgtgtgtgtgtgtgtgtgtgtgtgtggctcctccAGGTCCGTTCTAACAAGCCTGAAGGTGGACCCGAACACTCTTATGGCCAGTGAGAAAAGCAGCAGAGTGCAAGGAGTCATCCTCACCATGAAAGGTGGGCGGGACCACAAGTACAAATTCAGACAGATTAGGATTGACAGATTTAGTCTCATGACAGCACGGGGCCACACAGATTACaatctgctgtgactgtcataACTAGACAACAAGGCATCGCTGAAAAGCCACTTTTTTAGAATAGCCTACAACATGtgactctctccctccatgCTCCTGACTGCCTCCATTTTTTAAGTGTCATTGATGTTAAATGCTCTGCTTGTGttaattattgtattatttcatgctattttttaaatctctttctACTGTAAAGTGACATTGAGTATTAAGAAAAGCACTATACAAATAGATAAATTGATCATTAGTTACTCTTTCTGTCTGGTTATTAAACTGTCAAACTGTTAAACTGTTGATTGATGGAAGTCAGTATTTTCGTCACTTTCTCCAGAACAGTgcagactgaaaaacacaaatcctAGTTGATTAAATTGCCACGGCCTGTGCTTCTTTGTCGGCCCACAGGCTCCCCAGGCTGCCAGCCCGGGTATGACTTCTACTCCAGATATTTTGCACCATGGAACGGCATCCCAGAGGATCCTGTCACAGGTGGGACGACACagcgtgcacaaacacacatgcatacacactctgCACAAAAGTATGTAGCCAGAATCAATGTATTGCAGTTGGAAATAGCTGTTAATATGCAGAAAATTGTTTTgctcctcaaaaaaaaaaaaaagaataattgtGATTGCAATATCTCGCAAATTAATCAGCGGGATCCTTTTAGTCAACATCATTTACATTCATACACAAAGACTTGTACATGAGGATATAACTGCATGTTACATTCTTTATTGTTTTGGCTGTCAGTCACTTTTGCAGCAACATCAGTGAATGTGCAATGTGTCTCATGTGATACTGATCATGTATCGCCTGTCCACGCAGGTTCGGCCCACACTGTCCTAGCTTGTTACTGGTCTGATAAACTGGGCAAGAGGAAGATGCTGGGTAATTACCATTATCAGTATCACATTGTTAATATTATGGATTTTACCAGCAACATATGAGCCAACAGAACTTCCAAAGTCTAATAGCTGATGGCTGATGTTGCTGTTCCACCGTTAACAGTCTATTACCAAACTGTATTCATGTCTTTGTAATACTTGACACAAATATAgtcttttcatgtgtgtttgtgtgtgtgtgtgtgtagcctatcAGTGCTCCAGACGAGGCGGGGAGTTGGAACTGGAAGTGAGGGATGATGGGAGAGTCAACATAGCCGGACAGAGTGTCACCGTCCTGCAGGGGACGCTCAAACTCTAGACTGACACTTGGTGCTCGTTAACGGGCTGGGGGGGCGAGGGAGCGGTCCCCACACTACAGGGGGACGGTGTGTgtcctcacacacagagagacagacgcgTGCCACTGTGAGACAGATGAGACGACTTAAAGTGAAAGACGTACCACCGTCTACACTGCTATAGACAAGGTTACTGTTAACAAAAACTGGGTGTGATAACACATTTTccttaactaaaataaaaatgaaaatgaggcttaaaaaaaaaaagataattaaagCCATATTGTGAGTTTACTACT
This DNA window, taken from Myripristis murdjan chromosome 3, fMyrMur1.1, whole genome shotgun sequence, encodes the following:
- the pbld gene encoding phenazine biosynthesis-like domain-containing protein translates to MEISVYTVDAFTNLPFKGNPAAVCPLLHELTDELYQRIATEMNLSETAFITTINPSDNFTTGSRFRLRWFTPTNEVKLCGHATLASAAVLFQMKKNVNPMLVFETLSGDLSVIQQGESIVMDFPLNPPTREDPREFRDIIKAAVGDHPVQDVYLSSKTKKLMVRLADSCDRSVLTSLKVDPNTLMASEKSSRVQGVILTMKGSPGCQPGYDFYSRYFAPWNGIPEDPVTGSAHTVLACYWSDKLGKRKMLAYQCSRRGGELELEVRDDGRVNIAGQSVTVLQGTLKL